The genomic window TTATCATCGAATCCACAAGGAATACTCATTCCTGGTAAACCGGCTAAATTAACCGGAATCGTGGTTAAATCGGACAGATACATACTTAAAGGGTCAGATGTCTTTTCCCCTGCTTTAAAGGCGGTGGTGGGAGACGTAGGACACACTAAGACATCAACTTTTTCAAACCCTGCGTCAAAGTCTTGCTTAATTAAGGTGCGAACTTTTTGCGCTTTGAGATAATAAGCGTCATAATAACCGGCTGATAGGGTATAAGTCCCGATCATAATCCGTCGTTTAACCTCATTACCAAACCCGACAGCGCGAGTTTTGGTGTACATATCGATGAGGGTATCTGCATCTTCGCGAATGCCATATTTTACCGCATCGTAACGGGCTAAATTTGAGGAGGCTTCTGAGGGGGCAATGATATAGTAAGCAGGAAGACCATAACGGAAACGGGGACAAGAAACATTGACAACTTTTGCCCCTAACGTTTTGAGATGATCGATCGCTGCTTTGACGGTTTTAGAGACAACGGGATCTAATCCTTCTCCAAAGGTTTCTTCAATCACACCGATGGTTAACCCCTCTAAGGAAGGTTTAAGGAATTGGGTATAGTCGGGGACGGGGGTGTTGATGCTGGTGGAATCTTTGGGATCGTAACCGGCGATCGCCCCTAATAAGATGGCTGCATCTTGGACGTTACGGGCAAAGGGTCCAATTTGATCCAAAGACGAGGCATAGGCCACCAACCCAAAGCGAGACACTAGCCCATAGGTGGGTTTTAGCCCCACTACGCCACATAAAGAAGCCGGTTGACGGATCGAACCCCCTGTATCAGAACCCAAGGCCACAACGCATTCTGAGGCTGCTACGGCTGCCGCTGATCCCCCAGACGATCCTCCTGGAACCCTGGAAAGATCCCACGGGTTAGCGGTGACTTGATAACCGGAGTTTTCCGTAGAACTTCCCATAGCAAACTCATCGAGGTTCGTTTTGCCTACCATGACAGCCCCTGCGTCTTTTAATTTTTGGGTGACGGTCGATTCGTAGGGAGGGACAAAATTGGCTAAAATTTTCGATCCACAGGTGGTTTTAATGCCTGTGGTACACATATTATCTTTGATACCGATGGGAATACCAGCTAACAAGCCAATTTCTTCATTTTTGGCGATTTTTTCATCGACTTTTTTTGCGGTTTCCAGGGCGTGATCGGCAGTAACTTGTAAGAAACTTTTGACTTTGGAGTCGACTGCGTTGATTCTTTCTAACGCTTCTGTGGTAATTTCAACGGCCGATCGTTCTTTGTTAACTAATTGTTGATGGAGTTCGCGGATAGATGTCATAGTCTACTCTTATCAGTGAAGGGAGGGGATAGGTTACACGCCCACCATTTAAAGATAGTACCATTTTGACGCATGATAATTAAAGATAGAATAAAAGAATGAAAACAGATACTATCTTTTATCGTCTCTTTCAATCTTTTCCCTCTATTTTCTTTGAATTGATTCAACTTCCTGCAACGGAAGTAAACAACTATTATTTTGATTCGGTAGAGGTTAAGCAATTATCCTTTCGCATTGACGGAGTATTCTTACCGAAAAATAATAATTCTAATACACCGATTTATTTCTGTGAGGTAGAGTTTCAAAAAGACGATAACTTTTACGGTCGCTTCTTTGCAGAAATCTTCTTATATCTTAGTAAAACTAACTTAGCTAATGATTGGCGTGGGGTAATCATTTATCCTAACCATCAAGTAGAAACAGATAACATCCAACGCTATCAAGATATGTTAATTTCTGGTCGAGTGACTCGCCTTTATTTGAATGAATTAAAAAACCTTAATCCAACCTCGATCGCATTAGCAACAGTACAGTTAATTACTTTACCTGAAACAAAAGCCATTGATGCTACCCGTCAACTGATTCAAAGAGTTAGAACCGAGTTAACACCAGACCAAAAGCCCGAAGAACTTTTACAATTAATAGAGACTATTCTTGTTTATAAGTTACCCCGTTTAAGTCGTAGGGAGGTAGACAAGAATTATTAGAGAATATTAAACAATCAGAACAAGATTATGCTGAGGGTAACGTTAAGAGAGGGTCAGTCAGTGATGTGATGAAAGCTTTAGAAGAATGCGAGAATTAGTTTGGAGTCCTAACTTTATCCGTCAACTTAAACGTTTAGTTCGTCAAAACCCATCAATTAAACAGACGGTTGAACAAACATTAGAACGATTAAGTAATGATCTTTTTGACCCTAGCTTGAAAACCCATAAACTTAAGGGAAAACTTGCCAATCAATGGTCATGTTCAATTGACTACAGTATGACTACAGTAATCGCATTGTTTTTCAGTTTATGGACAATTCTGAGCTAAAAACTGCAGAAATTGTTCTGTTGGCCATTGGTTCACATGATGAAGTTTATTAACAAAATTTAAGCTTCTATTTCTCTTATTCAAGATAGCAATAACTCATTTTTTTCTGTTCACTGTTCACTGATCACATTATTGCCTCCAGTTTGTACTTGCCATAACCCTGCATAAATCCCTTGTTTTTCTAATAGTTGTTCGTGGGTTCCTTGTTCGACAATTTTTCCAAATTCCATCACATAAATACAGTCAGAATGACGAATTGTAGACAACCGATGGGCGATCGCAATAGTCGTTCTTTGGGCGGTAATTTTGTCTAAGGAACGGGCGATCGCTGCTTCGGTTTCGTTGTCTACGGCTGAGGTAGCTTCGTCTAAAATCAAGATAGGTGGATCTTTTAAAATAGCCCTTGCAATGGCAATTCTTTGCCGTTGTCCCCCAGATAATTTCTGTCCCCTTTCCCCGACAATCGTATCGTAACCTTGATACAAGTTCTCTATGAATTCATGGGCTTCTGCTAGTTTAGCTGCTTGTATTATTTTGGCATCAGTAGCGTTAGGATTTCCATAGGCAATATTTTCTTTGACCGTTCCATGAAATAGAAAAACATCTTGACTCACTAACCCGATCGCTTTGCGTAAATCCCCTAAAAAGATATCCTGAATATTGATATCATCTAAGGTGATTTTACCGTGATTAATTTCGTATAATCTTAGTAACAATTTCACTAAGGTACTTTTCCCTGAACCCGTTGAACCCACAACACCAATACGATGACCAGCTGGAATTTCTAAATACAGATTTTTCAGAATAGGATGACCTTCTTGATAGGCAAAGGTAACGTTTTCAAGTTTAATTTTTCCTTGTATGGTTTCTCTAGGTAAAGCGACAGTTCCTGTATGAATAGTTATGGGTGTATCTAATAAGTTCATGACCCGATTTGTCGAAGCCATTGACCGTTGATAAAGGTCTAAGGTTTGGCCTAATCTGGTTAATGGCCATAGTAATCGTTGCGTCATAAACACTAAAACGCTATAGGTTCCGACAGCTAATTTACCCTCCACTGCTTCCATGCCACCGTATAATAAAATAGCAGTAAATCCCACTAAGATAATAAGACGAATGAGAGGAACAAAGGCTGCACTAAAGGCGATCGCTTTTTGATTGCTCTTTCTATAAGCTTGACTATCTTGCCGTAATCTGTCTAATTCATAAGCTTCTGTTGTAAAACTTTTAATGGTTGTAATTCCACTTAAATTATTGGATAAACGACTATTTAATAAACTGACTTTTTCTCTCACATCAGTATAACGAGGGGCTAATAATTTTTGAAACCTGATAGAACCCCATAAAATAAAAGGAATGGGTAACATGGCCATCCATGCGGTGCTTGGGGTAACAATAAAAAAGGCTGCCCCAATAATAATAACGGTTGTAATTACCTGTAAGATTTCATTGGCACCAATATCTAAAAAACGCTCTAATTGATTAATATCATCGTTTAAAATGGATAAGAGTAGTCCTGTATTTCTTTCTTCAAAATAGGCGAGTTCCAACTCTTGTAAATGACCGTAGGCATGAAGTCTTAAATCGTGTTGAATATTTTGGGCTAGATTCCGCCATAATCTCTCATACATATATTGGAATAAAGATTCTAATCCCCAGATAATAATGGAGAGAAAAGTTAAAATTAATAATTGAACAAAAACATCTTTGAACCCTAACTGTGCAATTAAAGAATCTTGTTGTTTTACAACGACATCAACCGCAGCACCAATTAATACCGGTGGGGCTAAATCAAAGATTTTATTTATGATAGAACAAGCGACAGCTTTCCAAATAAGGGGGCGATAGGCTTTTCCATATTCAAAAAGCCTTTGCATGGGATGTTGATTTTTATGATCGTTTTTTCTTTTAGACATAGTTTTTCTATTTTAAATTTTAAGACACTGTTTGTAAACAAAAGATGTATTTATACAAGCTTTAATAGAAAAAAAGTTAGTTAGTTTCTTTAAAAACTTCAAATGATAAATTTATTTTAAATAATCTTCAATCAACAAAATAAATTTTCTCAATAAATTTTTTCGTTTGTTGTAAATGATCTAAACATTTTAGATTCTCCAATCCACTCATCAAAATCAAAAGTATGATGTAATTCATCATTATTGAATCGCTTAATAAATTCTTCTGTTGATAATTGATATTTAGTTTCAAAGAATAAGATACGTTCTTCTGTTTTTTTTATTCCTGCTTTAACGCTTTGTAATCTTTCTGATAAAGCATTTTCAATAATTCTTTTAAGGGCTTCGGGATCTTTTGATTTTATTTTTAATTCAGCCATAATTTTTAGAAATTACTATTATTATTTTAATTGATTTTAAAATTAAACTTTAGTTACATAATCTTCGAGTTTGAGTAAGTTCTGGTTCTTGCCAAGAAAAGGCAAAATGACTAATAGATTTTAGTTGCGGAAATGCTGTCCGAATGGCGTTCATTTGGGTTTCTAATGTCGGACGGTTAGCTTCAGCTTTTCCCCAAGATCCTGCGATCGCAGGTGTAATTTTTGTTTGCGGCGAAGCCATCTGAAACACCCTTTTAACTTGTTCTACAATACAATTAGCATCTTTACACAAACCGTAAGCCATTGGGTGAAACTCTAGAGATGGAGAAAACTGATCCCATGCTTGCAAACGGGAGTCAAACCCCTTTTCTCCTACTAATCGATTACCATCAGGAAAGAACACAGCCCCAGCCTGAATACCATAACGTTTAACGACAGATTCTGCAAAGGAAACAAAGTTAATGACCCCTTGGGCTGCATGGGCAACCACTAAATACCAGATTTCGTCTTTTATGCGTTGATATCGAAAGTTTAAGGGTTGATTGAAGGTGGTTTCTGGTGTGGTTCGACCTTGCCACAAAGGTACAGTTTCGTTAGGATACAATTGATCCACTTCTTTAATATCGTTAACGGTAAGATAGCCTTTGGTAACGTAGCGATGAATGAGATCCCGACCTTTATTATTAACCGCGCGATCGTATAATGTTTGCAAAGATGCCGGACTATAGATCCACAAGTCTTTAACTTTTCCTGCAACTGACTGGGTTCCAGTTCCTCTAGGATAGCGTACATAGTCGAATAATACCCCATCCGGTCGCCGTTTTAAGACTGCTTCTAATAACCGATAATAGTCCGTTTGGGCCTGACGGTTATAGGGATCAACAAACGCCTGGGCCCCATCATGCACATAGCTGGTACTATCTTCTCCTTTGCCATTCCTAGCCAAAACTTGCTGGCGATCGCTTCTTTGGGCGTAAGCGTAACCAAAATTGAGGGTAAATAGCCACGCATACATTTTTAAGCCCCGTTCCCGTCCTTTCTTGATGGTTTGGGCTAATAAATCCACATTTTCCACCCCCGATGTCCTGACAACGGTATCCCAAGGGGTGGGGTTATCGGCTGGGGGTAGGAGTACCTGACTATTGGCAAAGGTTTCGATATAGACGGTATTATAGCCTTTACTCACAATGCGATCTAACACAGCATCAATGGAACCCGAACGCACATCACAAGGGTATAATCGTAACCAGATGGCTTGTTCTTGGGGCCACGTTTGTTGACGACAACGACGTAATTCTAAGGCGTGTTTTTGGATTAAACTTTCATAGGTTTGTTGGGCTTGGCGATCGCCTTTTAAAGCCGTTTTTAAGAGGTTTTCTTTTTGGGTGATCGCTTGGGGAGAAAGTTGACAATAATTACTGGCTGTAGCTATTTTTATGGAGAATAAGGGAAAAATGCTGTTACCGAGGGTGATTAATAATCCCATCATCGGATAGATTAATGTTTGAGAAAGCGATCGGCCTTTCATGTATTTTTACTTTCCAGCCTCATTGCGATAAATGGGTTTCTATTTTAACAAATTTTTACTCTCGCTTGAAAAAGCATAAATTATAATTAAGTCATTAACTGGCTATTGATTGAGTAAGAATGATGTCAGCTAATAAGAAAAAAATAGCTATTATTTTAGTCCCTGGTTTGATGTTAGTTCCTAATTCTCACACATCATCCTTAGCTTCTAGTATTTGGGATCAACTTCAACTTCAGTGTAAAGATAATATACATAACTATAACGTCATTACAAATGATTTTTTTCAATCTCACAAATCTATTCATTTTTATGAAATAGACTGGTCATCTCATATTGGTCAAAATAGAACAGATTTTAATCCTTTTTACCAAGCTTTTTTGACTTTTAAGGTTTTCAAAAACTTATTAATAAGTATTTTTTTAGTGTTTTTGAATCTTTTGAGATCTATAATAAACAAGCAATTGAAAGCATACAAATCCTACATTATATCTGTTGCAACTACATGGAGTTTAATGCTATATATTATTTTTACTCCTCTTTTTTCTTTCTCTTTGCTGATTGTCAATTTGTTGATAATTTCGTCTATACTTCATGAATTTTTTAAAGATACTTCAAACAACTTAGCCTCTAATATTGATCTGATAAGCGGTTATCTATTTAATTTTTTACAGTTTGTTTTAAACGTAACTACTTCTTGTTTAAATTTTATTTTAAACCAAATATTAATTAATTTTATAAATAACTTGATTAGTATGTTTTCTTTTTTCTCATTATCCTCCATATTACCCTCTATAAATAATTCAATTATCACGAATGTTTCAATTATATTATTAATTATAATATGGATTATTGGAGTTGCATTATCTCCTCAGATAACTAAGGTCTTAGAATTTCTTATTTTTGTCCATAATTACTGTCAAAATGAATTATTAAGAGTTCAAACAAGAGTCACTTTTCTGAAAATAATCAATTCTATTTTATTAGATCCAATTGATTATCAAGATATAGTGATTATCAGCCATAGTTTTGGCAGTTTATTAGTAACAGACTTATTAGCTAATATCAAATATTCCCAAAAAATAAAACATTACTCTTTTGGTAATAATTTAGGACTAATAGGAATTGTTTATTATGATTTCATTCATAATATTGTGGAAAAGGTTATAAGAAAATATAAATGGATTGATTATTATTACTTTTTTGATTTTTATGCTACTGAAGTTCCCATATTTACAAAGAAAAAATATACTAATTTTAAACAACAAGAAATTAGGTATTATTTACAAATTAAAGATTGGATATCTTTATTATCTACTGCTAAATTTCATTTAGTTTATTTTCTAAAAGATAGCGTAGTAAAAGAAAATAAGAATAAACAATCTCCTCTTGAGGAAATTATAGATGATATCTATTCTGAAATCTCATAATTAAACCTAACTTTTAATTAAAAAACTATCATTAATTTCAGTAACACTAGGACAACCACTTAAAGCCATCGCCAACAATAATTCATCTTTTAACAATTCTAAAACATGATTAACACCAGCTTCTCCATTAACCGTTAAACCCCATAAAATTGGTCGACCAATTAACACCGCTTTTGCCCCCAATGCTAAAGCTTTAAACACATCTGTCCCTCTTCTAATACCTCCATCCATAATAATATCAATATCATTTCCCACTGCTTCAACAATCTTCGGTAACGCTTCTAAGGTGGTTATTGCACCGTCTAACTGTCTTCCTCCATGATTCGATACGATGATACTTTTTACTCCATTTTCGACCGCTAAACGGGCATCATCTGCCCTTAAAATACCTTTTAAAACAATGGGAAGCTTGGTTATAGATTGTAACCATTCTAAGTCTTTCCAGGTCAGACTGGGATCGATTTGTTGTTGAAAATATGCAAATAATCCGGACTGATTACTACTATTAGGAATATCTAAATCTTTTAAAGTAACTAAATTTGCTAATTTTAAGGGTTCGGGCAAGGTAAATTGATTCTTAATATCGATTTCTCTTTTGCCAAGCATGGGGGCATCTACAGTTACACAAATAGCTGTATAACCTGCTTTTTCTGCCCTTTCAACTAATGCTTTAGTTAACCCTTTATCCTTATGAATATATAATTGAAACCATCTTAAATTATTTTCTTGACAAGCTGCAACCTCTTCTAAACTGGTAGTAGATAATGTGCTTAAAATCAACAAACTTTTTAAGTCAGATAATACTTTAGCGGTGGCTTTTTCTCCGTGGGGATGAGCTAAACATTGAAAGGCCATCGGTGCAACTCCGATAGGCATTGATAAGGTTTGACCTAACAATTTTGTGGATAAATTAATCTGACTAACATCTACTAATACTTTAGGATAAAGTTGATAGTTATTGAAGGATTTTCTATTATTTTTTAAAGTAATTTCATCTAAGGCACCACTACTATAATAACCCCATGTCATTGAGGAAAGCTGTTGTTTCGCTAAGGATTCACATTCAAAGAGGTTAATGGGTTTAATCATGAAAACTGAAACTAAAAAATCAATCAACTAAATGTTATTATTGAATAATAGCTTACCTTCTTAACTATATCATGGAAAATTAATATTTTTTATAGAAAAATTATAGATGGGCTAGACTATTAATAGAAAGATCAAATTAATAACATATTTAATAATGAAACAAATTATCTGGGGAGGAATTGCTATCATTAATGATCAGTTTTTAACCCATTGGGGTGTTTATATTGAAGGCAAACTAATTATTGATGTAGATACGTTTGAAAACTTAAAAAAACGATATCCAAAAACTGAGATTATTGGGGGAGAAAACTTATTATTAATTCCTGGTTTAGTTAATAGTCATGATCATGGCCGTGTTATTAGTCCCGTGGGATTTAATATTGATGATACTTGGTTAGAATTATGGTTATTACAGTTAGAAAAATTGCCTAATATTGATCCTGATTTAGCTGCCAGTATTGAAGGAATTACATTACTAAAATCAGGAGTAACAACTGTTTCTCATAGTCATAATCCTAGAAATTGGGATAACCTTTATCAAGAAGCTTCAGACACCATTAAAGGTTATCAAAATGCTGGTATTCGTGTCGCTTTTCATCCCCCTATTGTTGATCAAAATTTATTAGATTATACTAACAAAGATCAGGTTTTAAGTTCTTTATCTCCCTCTTTATTACAACAATTTAAAAAATATCAAAATACTCCCTCAATTTCTAATCAAGATTATTTTGCTATTTGTAGTCAACTATTTAATCATTTAGCTGATATTATTATGTCCATTGATTAAGGTTTATAAGGTTTCATTTCTTCCACAAGAGGCATATTTTCTGGGGGTTGATAGGGGGTAAAATCTTCATCAAAAGGAATTTCTTCTGATGGTTGATAAGGAGGATTATTATCAATTTCTGGTGAAGTTTTTACGGGTTGATTGGGGTTAGCTGTTTCCACAGGAATAATGATTTGTTGAGGTGGGTTAGGAAGATTATTTTCTACAGGAATAATAATTTCTTGAGGTGGGTTAGAAGGATTATTTTGAATTCCTCCTGGAATTTGATTATACGGATCAATGCTATCATTTCTCGGTATTTGATAAGGTTTAAATTCATCAACTCTTGTAGTATTTTCTGGGATTTGTGGTATTACTGGAGTCGGTATAGTTGGAGGTGCAGGTGTTTCTAATTTTCTCTCAGCAGGATAGGGAAATAAGGCTAAAAATTGCTCTTGTCTTTCTACTTTTGATTCTGGTGCATAGTTCCATAAGCTATCATAAAAGAAGAAAGAAACCCCTAAGTTGTTTCGTTTGGCTGCTAAGACTTTTTCTTGTATGAATTCCATTTCAATTTGTCGATTTCTTAACCCAGTTAAAATACCAATACCGGTAGGAATTTTTTGCCTTGTTTCTTTAATTTCTGGC from Crocosphaera subtropica ATCC 51142 includes these protein-coding regions:
- a CDS encoding amidohydrolase family protein — protein: MKQIIWGGIAIINDQFLTHWGVYIEGKLIIDVDTFENLKKRYPKTEIIGGENLLLIPGLVNSHDHGRVISPVGFNIDDTWLELWLLQLEKLPNIDPDLAASIEGITLLKSGVTTVSHSHNPRNWDNLYQEASDTIKGYQNAGIRVAFHPPIVDQNLLDYTNKDQVLSSLSPSLLQQFKKYQNTPSISNQDYFAICSQLFNHLADIIMSID
- a CDS encoding family 10 glycosylhydrolase encodes the protein MKGRSLSQTLIYPMMGLLITLGNSIFPLFSIKIATASNYCQLSPQAITQKENLLKTALKGDRQAQQTYESLIQKHALELRRCRQQTWPQEQAIWLRLYPCDVRSGSIDAVLDRIVSKGYNTVYIETFANSQVLLPPADNPTPWDTVVRTSGVENVDLLAQTIKKGRERGLKMYAWLFTLNFGYAYAQRSDRQQVLARNGKGEDSTSYVHDGAQAFVDPYNRQAQTDYYRLLEAVLKRRPDGVLFDYVRYPRGTGTQSVAGKVKDLWIYSPASLQTLYDRAVNNKGRDLIHRYVTKGYLTVNDIKEVDQLYPNETVPLWQGRTTPETTFNQPLNFRYQRIKDEIWYLVVAHAAQGVINFVSFAESVVKRYGIQAGAVFFPDGNRLVGEKGFDSRLQAWDQFSPSLEFHPMAYGLCKDANCIVEQVKRVFQMASPQTKITPAIAGSWGKAEANRPTLETQMNAIRTAFPQLKSISHFAFSWQEPELTQTRRLCN
- a CDS encoding alpha-hydroxy acid oxidase gives rise to the protein MIKPINLFECESLAKQQLSSMTWGYYSSGALDEITLKNNRKSFNNYQLYPKVLVDVSQINLSTKLLGQTLSMPIGVAPMAFQCLAHPHGEKATAKVLSDLKSLLILSTLSTTSLEEVAACQENNLRWFQLYIHKDKGLTKALVERAEKAGYTAICVTVDAPMLGKREIDIKNQFTLPEPLKLANLVTLKDLDIPNSSNQSGLFAYFQQQIDPSLTWKDLEWLQSITKLPIVLKGILRADDARLAVENGVKSIIVSNHGGRQLDGAITTLEALPKIVEAVGNDIDIIMDGGIRRGTDVFKALALGAKAVLIGRPILWGLTVNGEAGVNHVLELLKDELLLAMALSGCPSVTEINDSFLIKS
- the gatA gene encoding Asp-tRNA(Asn)/Glu-tRNA(Gln) amidotransferase subunit GatA, with translation MTSIRELHQQLVNKERSAVEITTEALERINAVDSKVKSFLQVTADHALETAKKVDEKIAKNEEIGLLAGIPIGIKDNMCTTGIKTTCGSKILANFVPPYESTVTQKLKDAGAVMVGKTNLDEFAMGSSTENSGYQVTANPWDLSRVPGGSSGGSAAAVAASECVVALGSDTGGSIRQPASLCGVVGLKPTYGLVSRFGLVAYASSLDQIGPFARNVQDAAILLGAIAGYDPKDSTSINTPVPDYTQFLKPSLEGLTIGVIEETFGEGLDPVVSKTVKAAIDHLKTLGAKVVNVSCPRFRYGLPAYYIIAPSEASSNLARYDAVKYGIREDADTLIDMYTKTRAVGFGNEVKRRIMIGTYTLSAGYYDAYYLKAQKVRTLIKQDFDAGFEKVDVLVCPTSPTTAFKAGEKTSDPLSMYLSDLTTIPVNLAGLPGMSIPCGFDDNNLPVGLQLIGNVLEEGKLFQVAYAYEQSTDWHNQVPPLQ
- a CDS encoding ABC transporter ATP-binding protein, whose translation is MSKRKNDHKNQHPMQRLFEYGKAYRPLIWKAVACSIINKIFDLAPPVLIGAAVDVVVKQQDSLIAQLGFKDVFVQLLILTFLSIIIWGLESLFQYMYERLWRNLAQNIQHDLRLHAYGHLQELELAYFEERNTGLLLSILNDDINQLERFLDIGANEILQVITTVIIIGAAFFIVTPSTAWMAMLPIPFILWGSIRFQKLLAPRYTDVREKVSLLNSRLSNNLSGITTIKSFTTEAYELDRLRQDSQAYRKSNQKAIAFSAAFVPLIRLIILVGFTAILLYGGMEAVEGKLAVGTYSVLVFMTQRLLWPLTRLGQTLDLYQRSMASTNRVMNLLDTPITIHTGTVALPRETIQGKIKLENVTFAYQEGHPILKNLYLEIPAGHRIGVVGSTGSGKSTLVKLLLRLYEINHGKITLDDINIQDIFLGDLRKAIGLVSQDVFLFHGTVKENIAYGNPNATDAKIIQAAKLAEAHEFIENLYQGYDTIVGERGQKLSGGQRQRIAIARAILKDPPILILDEATSAVDNETEAAIARSLDKITAQRTTIAIAHRLSTIRHSDCIYVMEFGKIVEQGTHEQLLEKQGIYAGLWQVQTGGNNVISEQ
- a CDS encoding type II toxin-antitoxin system YafQ family toxin, whose protein sequence is MRELVWSPNFIRQLKRLVRQNPSIKQTVEQTLERLSNDLFDPSLKTHKLKGKLANQWSCSIDYSMTTVIALFFSLWTILS